The genomic region ACCCCGGCCCAGGTCAGAAAGGAGCAGACCGCCCCGGTGTCAATAGCGGCCTGATTAGCGCAAATGAGTGTCCAAAAAACTGTAGACCGCTACACTCCTGACCTTGTCCATGGCCCTGGGTGCCGTGCTGGTCGTCGTCGGAGGAGTGATCGCCGCGGCCGGGACCATCGGTTTGATGCTCCCCGCCATCAAGACGGGACTTGCCGCCATGGGCGCGGCAATCGCCGGTGTGGGAAGCACGTTCGCCGCATATTTCCTTCCGGTGATAGCGATCATCAGCGGTGTGGTACTCGCCGTCTATCTCCTCAAACGAGCCTGGGAGACCAACTTCGCCGGCATCAGGGACACCATCCTCGGCGCGTGGGAAAAAGTGCAACTCGTATTCCAGGGAATCCGGGCGCTCGTTACATCGCTTTCCGGCGGAGCCGGGACTATGTCGGCCGACCTGGCCCAGAAGCTCGAACAGGCCGGACTGATGGGACTGGTGGTCACGGTCTTCCGCATCTACTACCGGGTGCGCCAGTTTCTGACCGGCATGTGGGAGGCATTCTCCGCCGCGTTCGGAAAGATCAGGGCGATTCTCGAACCCGCGGTCCGGGCGCTCATGCAGGCTTACGGCATGCTGTACAAAGCGATCTTCTCGGTCCTTGAAATCTTCGGCTTGGCGGCCTCTTCCGCCGACGCCTCCTCCTACCGGAGTCTCGGCGAGACCCTCGGCACGGTTCTCGGTGTGATCGCCAAGGTCGGCGCGTATCTCCTCAAATTCGTCATCTACAACCTGGCGGCCGTCATCACGGTGGTGGCTTGGGTGGTGCGCGCGGTCGTCTGGCTCGGCAAGACCATCGTCACCGCTTTCATCGAGGCGGGGAAGTTCATCTACAAGTTCTTTCTGCCGGTCCGGCTTTTGGTCGAGGCGCTCCGCATGGCGGCCCGGGTGGTTTACACGGTCTGGCGGGTGCTCACCGGCGACCTTTCCGTGCTCGACGGGCTCAAGGCCATCGGCGGCGCGGTCTTCGATTTTCTGGCCACGCCGTTCCGCTGGGCCCGGGACGTGATCGTCGGCGTCTGGGATTTTATCAAGGGACTCTTCTCCGCCGTCGGAAGTTTTTTCGCTTCCGCGGCATCGGCTTTGACTGCAGCCTTCATGAACCTGCCTCTGGTCCGAACGCTGGCCGATATCTTCGGCGCGGTCCGGGGATTTCTTTCCGGCGACACGACTTTCTACGAGGCGGGCAAGGCGATCCTCGTAGCGGTCGGCAAGGGCATCTGGTCGGCGGTCACCTATCCGTTCGAAATGCTCAAGAAGGCTCTCGGGTGGCTCCGCAGTCTTCTGCCGTTTTCCGACGCGGAGACCGGCCCCCTGTCGGACCTCACCGACTCCGGAGCGGCCATCCTCAAAACACTGGCCAAGGGAATGCTCGGCGTACTCTCCCTGCCGGGCAAGGTGCTGGGTCTGGCGCTGCAAGGGATGCTGGACGCGGTCCGCTGGGTAGGGAACGGCTTGAAAAGCCTGGGAAGCGGCATTCTCTCCGCGGTCACCTGGCCGTTCAGGAAAGGAGCGGAAGCCGCGTCCGCCGTCTGGCGTACTGTCGGCACTGCGGCATCGAACGCTTGGAACGGGCTCACGGCGCTCGGTCGTGGAGCTGCGGGCGTGTTGGCCGCGCCCTTCAGTTGGATGTTGTCCGCGGCCGGGACTGCCTGGAACGGCATCGAGCACGCGGCGTCAAGACTCTGGACCGGCATCGGCAACGTCGGGCGCACGGCTTGGTCGGTGGTCAGTGCGCCGTTTTCGTGGATCGCCGGTTCCGCGGGAGCGGCCTGGGACCGGGTCCAAACCTCTGCCGGCGCGGCCTGGGATGGAATCGGCAACCTACTGCAAGGTGGATGGAACCGGATCGGTTCGCTGTTTCAGTCGTCCTGGTCGCTGCTTTCCGCGCCCTTCGACTGGATCGCCGGAAGCGCTGCCTCCGCCTGGAGCCGGATCACCGGCACGGCGTCGACGGCATGGGACAGCCTCAAGACCATGGCGCAGAGCGCTTGGGAGTGGATCAAGGCCCCGTTCGAGGGTTTGGCATCGGTCGCATCGTCCGCATGGGAACAAATCAAAACCACCGCATCGAGCGCTTTCGGATCTCTGACGTACAGCGTGTCCGCACTGGCGGGATCGGCGTTCGAGAGCGGCAAGGCGTTCATGACCGCCGTGGGAGAGGGTATCAAGTCCGCCGTGAGTGCGCCGTACCAGGCGGCGAAGTCGGCCCTTTCGTTCGTGCGGAATCTGCTGCCTTTCTCCGATGCCAAGGAAGGCCCGCTCGCGGACCTGACCCGAAGCGGTGCGGCGCTGATTCAGACCCTGGCCGGAGGCATCACCAAGGCAGCGTCCGCGCCCGCCGAGGCCATGACCCGCGCATTCGGGTTCATGACCGGGCTGACCGGAAAGATCGCCGCTCCGGCCATGTTGGCGGGAACCCTGGCGCTCACCCCGGTCATGGCAGGAGAGGCTCCACCGGTTGCTTCCGATATGGAAAGCACCATATCGACCGCGCAGACGCAGCAACCGGCCGCTTCTCTTCCCACCGGACAAGCCCGTCTTCTCGGCGAAACCAAAGGAGCGCTCGGTACGGAGTCCGGGATGCCGGCCGTACCTCCGGGAGAGACGCTTGGCCCGGCGCTCGATTCCTTGCTGGCGAAGCTGGATCAGCTCGGCGAGCGGCCCATCGAGGTGTCGGTGACAACGCTTCTCGACGGACGGCAGGTGGCCCGTTCCGTGTACCGGGACCTGCGCGAGCGCAAGATCAAAAATTACGAGACGCTGTGAGGAACGCATGAAACGAGTATTCATTTGCAGCCGGTACGCCGGGGACGTTCTCCGGAACACGGCGACCGCCGAACGGCTCTGCCGGAAGGCGGTGGCGCGCGGTTGCGCGCCCTTCGCGCCGCACCTTCTCTACACACGCTTCCTGGATGACGAAAAGGCGTCCGAACGCGAGGCAGGCATCGCCTGCGGACTGACGTTCATGGAGATCTGCGACGAGGTCTGGGTGTTCACCGGCGACGGTCTTTCCGACGGCATGCGCCGGGAAGTCGATCATGCCCGACGTCTGGGCAAGCCCGTAGTCGAGCTGGAGGTGCTGTAGCCGTGGCTTGGGACCAGAAAGAGATCACCGCGTACTTGGTGGACGTGGATACGGGCGACTACCTCGATTTCCAGTACAACCCGAACGACATCGTCGACGAGAAGAGCACGGCCTATGCGGCCATCAAGATACCTGGCATGAGCCATCCCCGCTACCAGTACGTGGCCGGTGAGCCGCGCAAGATCGGCTTCAAGCTGGTCTTCTTCAAAGGGTCCGTGAAGGAGTCGGTGGACTGGCTGCGCTCTCTGCTCTATCCCGAACACGCCGGAACCATGCTCAAGAACGCCCCGCACCGGGTGATTTTCATGTTCGGAGACCTCTACCCGGGCGTGCTTTGCGTCGTCCGTCAGGTGAAGGCCCGGTTCTTCCACATGTTCGACCGAGACAACCTGCTGCCCCAGCACGCCGAGGTGGACGTGTTGCTCGAGGAGTACATCGACCAGTCCGTGGACTATTCGGAGGTGCGCGGATGATCGGACGTCGATCCAGATACGCGGCATCCATTCTCTACACGTCGGGAGAAGGGGATTTCCTGGGCACGCGTCTTCCGACCGCAGGCAAGCCACGCCACGACGACCGGTTTCACACGGTGATCGAGGGGGACCGGGTCGATTTGCTGGCCCATCGCTATCTCGGACAGGCCGATCTCTGGTGGATCATCTGCGGCTACAACGACATTTTCTTCCCGCTGGAACTGACGCCGGGAACCATCCTACGTATCCCCTCGGCGGAACACGTCAGCATGCGGCTTCTGGACTGAGCCCCCGGACGCATCAATCCCGACACCTCGCGCCGCGCGCCGGTAAGTATCCGGTGGAGTCCGTCCTTCAGGCGGGCCGACTGGAGACCGGCGCATGGATATCGACACCTTCAAACCGACTTTTCTGATCCAGATCGAGGGGCAGACCCTTTCGGCGGATATCACGCAAGAGATCACTTCGTTCGTCTTCGAGGACAACGAGGAGGAACTCGACGTCCTGGAACTCGCGATCACCGACCGAAACCTCCAGTTCGTCGACGATCCCCTGTTCCAGGAGGGCAACGAGATCGTCGCCCGTTTCGGATATGTCGGCAACCTCTCGCCGCGCAAGAAGGCGGTCATCAAGGATATCGACTACGACTTTCCGGAGGACGGTGACCCGACCATCCATATCAAGGCCTATGACAAAGGCTTCAAGCTGGCTGGAAAGGAGAACCAGAAGGTTTGGCAGAAGCCCGCGCCCGGCATCCTTTATTCCGAGATCGCCGAGGAGATCGCAGGGGCCAACGGCCTCACTCCGGTGGTCACGGCCACGAAAGCTCGCCATCTGCGCGTAACCCAGAGCAACGTTTCCGACGCACAGTTCCTCAAGGAGCTGGCCGGAAAGGCGCGCGACAAGGACGGCGACGGCGTCACCGGATACGTCTTCTACGTCCAGGACGACGAGCTGCATTTCCATCCCCGCGATCTGGACAAGAAGCCCGCCGCGATCCTCGAGTATTTCACCGACCGCAAGGGCGTTCTGCGTTCATTCCGCCCCTCGACGCAGTCGCAGGGGGCCAAGGGAGCGGGCGTCGAGACCAAGGCCGTGGGCGTGGACCCGCGCAAGAAGGAGCCGGTCGAGCACAAGGCTAACAACGATACCACTCCGGAGCGGACCTCGCTGGGGAAACGGACCTATCTGGTGGATGGGAACACTGGCGAAGGGGCTTACAAGGAGCAGGAGTCCGGGCAGGTGGTCCCCACCTTTGACCGTTCCGAGGGTTTTCACGAGGAGCCCCGACAGGAACCGGCCCAGGACCTCTCCGAGGGGAAGTTCCGCGAGGCCGAGCTCCGCCAGGTGGAAGCCGACGCGGTGACCATCGGTATCCCCGCGCTGCGCGCCAAGCAGAACGTGGAGGTCAAGGGCGTGGGCCGCAAATTCTCGGGCGTCTACTACTGCCATTCGGTCCGCCACGCTTTCGGCGAGGGCGGATATCACTGCGAACTGAAACTCAAGAAAAACGCCCTGGGCAAAGGGGCCGGCGACAAGTCGGACGAGGCCAAGGGCAAGCAGAACGACCAGGAAGCTCCGCCAACGCCGAAGGAAGAGCCGCCGCCGATGGTGACCATCGACGCGGACAGCGGGCGGAGGCTGTAAGGAGAAAAAGCACATGGGAGATTTGAGCCGGAATTTCTCCAGAAGCGAGTTCGCCTGCCGTTGCTGCGGCAGGGCCGACATCGATCCACGCCTGGTGGAGGCGCTCCAGCAGCTCCGCGATCTTGCGGACGCGCCCGTCCGCGTCACCAGCGGCTACCGCTGCCCCGAGCACAACCGGGCGGTGGGCGGTGCGAAACAGAGTCGGCATCTGCGCGGACACGCCGCGGACATCGTGATCAAGAGCCTGTCCGTCGCCGGGATGTACGAACTCGCCGAGCAGGTGGCCGCCTTCCGTAACGGCGGAATCGGCGTCTACCCGGAGCAAGGATTTGTCCACGTGGACATCCGCGAGGTGCGGACCCGATGGGGACACCTCGACGACAAATACGTTTCGTTCGAAGAAGCAATGAAAACCAACGGAGGTGAACGCAATGCAACAGCTTGAACAGATTCTGACTTTCGTCCTGGACCACAAGGAACTCATCGCGACCTTGTTTGTGACGCTCATTACCGTCATCAAGCTCACGGCCTGGGGCCGGGCCAAGGCCTCGGCACTTGACGCGGTGATCGGCGTCATCGAGCGGCTCGGAGCGAAAGAGGTCAAAACCGGCATCGCCGGTCAGGAACTCAAGCTCGAAACCGCGGCGCAGGACGCCCTGCGTCATGCCGTGGCCAAGGCCGATCCGAAGAAGACGCCAGACGGAACCGTCACCCGCATCGTGCGCGAGGTGGTTCGGGGCTTCCTGCCGCTGAAGTAATCCGAGGGACGAATCGTGATCGAGACACAGGACCGCCAGCACGAGGAACGCTACAAAAACCGCTGGTACGGAAAGTATAGAGCGTTCTTGAGGGACAACAACGATCCGGAGCGGCTCGGCCGCTGCCGGCTCGAAATTCCTGCGGTGCTCGGAACCGGCAAGGAGAATTGGTCTGAATGGGCGTGGCCCTGCTTTGCCTACGGCGGAAACGAGGACATCGGCGTGTTTCTCATCCCCGAGGAAGGCGCGTCAGTCTGGGCCGAATTCGAAGGGGGCAACGTCCAGTACCCGATCTGGTCCGGCGTGTGGCTGGCCAAGACCAACCCCGGCGAACAACCGGAGGAATCCAAACGCCTGTGCTCCGACCCGACCTGCATCGACTGTGAGGACAAGCTCGAACACAAGCCCGACCGGCGGGACGACCTGGAGCACAAGAAACACCACGGGCACCCGCCGTACTACTGCCCGCGCCGCAAGGTTCTTCTCAAGACCGAGACCGGACACACTATCGTTCTCGATGACCGCGACGAGGAGGAGTTCCTCAAGGTCATCGACCGGGCCGGGCAGATTCTTCATATGGAATGCCGCGTGAAGCGCGATGTTCAGACCGGCAATGCGCGCCGCCGGGGAACCAAGGATGCCGAGCAGGGCGACCAGCTCGACATCGACTCGGACATTAAGGACCAGAAGGCCCGCATCGAGATCACCGATCTGTGCCGGCAGTTCGTGCGTTGGGAGGCCTGGAAGGACAAGGAAAAAATCCACATCCAGTCCTGCGACAAGTCCCGCGCCCGGTGGCAGAAGATTCTCATCGACACCACCAAGGGCAAGGAGAAGGTCCACATCTGGGGACTCTGCGGCACACAGGAAATCCTCATCGATTCCACCGCCGGGACCGAGATGATCCGTCTCACGGACAAGGCCGACCAAGTCGTCGTGATGAACGCGGTCGGAGGGCAGGAGCGCATCCAAGCCACGGACAAGTCTGGAAGCATGATCCTCATGGACGCCGTCATGGGGAACATCGTCATCCGCTCGACGAACAAGGTGTTGATCAACCCGTAGAGGAAGAACTTATGTATCCAACCGTTTCAATAATCATCAGGGGATATAACCGTGAGCGATATATCGGCCGGGCCATCGAAAGCGTGCTTGCTCAGACTTATACAGACTTCGATCTGCTCGTTTGGGATGACGGCTCGACCGACAAGACCGCCCAAATCGTTATCGAATGCGCCAAGAAAGATAGACGCATCCGTATTGCCGCATGCAACCACCGGGGGGCCGTCAAGTCCCTGAAAGCCGCCCTGGCCGACACCTTCGGGCCATACCTGTGTTGGGTGGACAGCGACGATACGCTCGCTCCCACGGCATTGGAGGAAACGGTCGCGGTGCTAAATGAAAACCCGAACGTCGGAATGGTCTATACGGACTACCAGGTCATCAATGCCGCCGACCAGGTCAAGAGTTACGGCAGGCGCTGCCGAATTCCATATTCCAAAGATCGACTGCTTCTCGATTTTATGACCTACCATTTTCGGCTCATTCGGCGTTCGGTGTTCGAGCAGGCCGGCGGCATCGACGACGAGTTTCAATGCGCCGAGGATTATGACCTTTGCCTGCGCCTGTCGGAAATCACCGAAATCCGCCGTATCCAGAAACCTCTTTACCATTACCGCATCCATCCTGAATCCGTTTCCCATGAGATGAGATTGGAACAGGTCCAATGGTCTCGGGAGGCTATTTCAAGAGCCTTGGAACGTCGTGGCCTGTCCGAGCGCTTCGAGGTTGATCTACAGATTCGCGAGCAATTCAGATTGAAAAGGAGAAACCCCGATGGATGAACGTGAACTCGGCCACACGCCGTGTAACTGGGAGCAAAGCGAACGTCTTCTGGCACGCACCTTCGAATCCTGGAGGGCCGAATTCCGTACTATCCTCGAAGACCACCGCCGGGAAATCCAGGCACGCTTAGAGAAGATCGAACGCGAGATCGAGAAGAAATCGGACAAGGAGAACGTGGACCTCTTGGTGCGGAACATTCAGGACGACCTTCGCCGCCACGCTGATGACATCAAGAATCTGCAGTCGGGGATGAACGAGAAGATGGGCGTCGAGACCATGTGGAAGGTGATCGGTCTCGTGCTCACCGTCGGCGGTGCCGTGGGTGGCATTGTCGGCTTTCTGATCCACCTTCTGGCGGGGAAATAGTCATGGCTCGACCCCAGGCGAGACTCGGCGACATCTCGAGCCACGGCGGCGTAATCGTCACAGGCGCGCTTCGCACCATCGTCAACGGAAGACCCGCGGCGCGACTGGGCGACTTGCACGTCTGCCCGATACCGGGTCACGGCGTAACGCCCATCGTCACGGGCAGTCTCGACACGGCGACCGAAGGACTGCCAAACGCCCGCATCGGCGACATCACGGCCTGCGGCGCGATCATCGTGACAGGCAGCCTGAACACGAAC from Desulfocurvus vexinensis DSM 17965 harbors:
- a CDS encoding phage tail protein gives rise to the protein MLVVVGGVIAAAGTIGLMLPAIKTGLAAMGAAIAGVGSTFAAYFLPVIAIISGVVLAVYLLKRAWETNFAGIRDTILGAWEKVQLVFQGIRALVTSLSGGAGTMSADLAQKLEQAGLMGLVVTVFRIYYRVRQFLTGMWEAFSAAFGKIRAILEPAVRALMQAYGMLYKAIFSVLEIFGLAASSADASSYRSLGETLGTVLGVIAKVGAYLLKFVIYNLAAVITVVAWVVRAVVWLGKTIVTAFIEAGKFIYKFFLPVRLLVEALRMAARVVYTVWRVLTGDLSVLDGLKAIGGAVFDFLATPFRWARDVIVGVWDFIKGLFSAVGSFFASAASALTAAFMNLPLVRTLADIFGAVRGFLSGDTTFYEAGKAILVAVGKGIWSAVTYPFEMLKKALGWLRSLLPFSDAETGPLSDLTDSGAAILKTLAKGMLGVLSLPGKVLGLALQGMLDAVRWVGNGLKSLGSGILSAVTWPFRKGAEAASAVWRTVGTAASNAWNGLTALGRGAAGVLAAPFSWMLSAAGTAWNGIEHAASRLWTGIGNVGRTAWSVVSAPFSWIAGSAGAAWDRVQTSAGAAWDGIGNLLQGGWNRIGSLFQSSWSLLSAPFDWIAGSAASAWSRITGTASTAWDSLKTMAQSAWEWIKAPFEGLASVASSAWEQIKTTASSAFGSLTYSVSALAGSAFESGKAFMTAVGEGIKSAVSAPYQAAKSALSFVRNLLPFSDAKEGPLADLTRSGAALIQTLAGGITKAASAPAEAMTRAFGFMTGLTGKIAAPAMLAGTLALTPVMAGEAPPVASDMESTISTAQTQQPAASLPTGQARLLGETKGALGTESGMPAVPPGETLGPALDSLLAKLDQLGERPIEVSVTTLLDGRQVARSVYRDLRERKIKNYETL
- a CDS encoding DUF4406 domain-containing protein; translated protein: MKRVFICSRYAGDVLRNTATAERLCRKAVARGCAPFAPHLLYTRFLDDEKASEREAGIACGLTFMEICDEVWVFTGDGLSDGMRREVDHARRLGKPVVELEVL
- a CDS encoding phage late control D family protein; the encoded protein is MDIDTFKPTFLIQIEGQTLSADITQEITSFVFEDNEEELDVLELAITDRNLQFVDDPLFQEGNEIVARFGYVGNLSPRKKAVIKDIDYDFPEDGDPTIHIKAYDKGFKLAGKENQKVWQKPAPGILYSEIAEEIAGANGLTPVVTATKARHLRVTQSNVSDAQFLKELAGKARDKDGDGVTGYVFYVQDDELHFHPRDLDKKPAAILEYFTDRKGVLRSFRPSTQSQGAKGAGVETKAVGVDPRKKEPVEHKANNDTTPERTSLGKRTYLVDGNTGEGAYKEQESGQVVPTFDRSEGFHEEPRQEPAQDLSEGKFREAELRQVEADAVTIGIPALRAKQNVEVKGVGRKFSGVYYCHSVRHAFGEGGYHCELKLKKNALGKGAGDKSDEAKGKQNDQEAPPTPKEEPPPMVTIDADSGRRL
- a CDS encoding YcbK family protein, whose protein sequence is MGDLSRNFSRSEFACRCCGRADIDPRLVEALQQLRDLADAPVRVTSGYRCPEHNRAVGGAKQSRHLRGHAADIVIKSLSVAGMYELAEQVAAFRNGGIGVYPEQGFVHVDIREVRTRWGHLDDKYVSFEEAMKTNGGERNATA
- a CDS encoding phage baseplate assembly protein V; this encodes MIETQDRQHEERYKNRWYGKYRAFLRDNNDPERLGRCRLEIPAVLGTGKENWSEWAWPCFAYGGNEDIGVFLIPEEGASVWAEFEGGNVQYPIWSGVWLAKTNPGEQPEESKRLCSDPTCIDCEDKLEHKPDRRDDLEHKKHHGHPPYYCPRRKVLLKTETGHTIVLDDRDEEEFLKVIDRAGQILHMECRVKRDVQTGNARRRGTKDAEQGDQLDIDSDIKDQKARIEITDLCRQFVRWEAWKDKEKIHIQSCDKSRARWQKILIDTTKGKEKVHIWGLCGTQEILIDSTAGTEMIRLTDKADQVVVMNAVGGQERIQATDKSGSMILMDAVMGNIVIRSTNKVLINP
- a CDS encoding glycosyltransferase, whose protein sequence is MYPTVSIIIRGYNRERYIGRAIESVLAQTYTDFDLLVWDDGSTDKTAQIVIECAKKDRRIRIAACNHRGAVKSLKAALADTFGPYLCWVDSDDTLAPTALEETVAVLNENPNVGMVYTDYQVINAADQVKSYGRRCRIPYSKDRLLLDFMTYHFRLIRRSVFEQAGGIDDEFQCAEDYDLCLRLSEITEIRRIQKPLYHYRIHPESVSHEMRLEQVQWSREAISRALERRGLSERFEVDLQIREQFRLKRRNPDG
- a CDS encoding PAAR domain-containing protein — its product is MARPQARLGDISSHGGVIVTGALRTIVNGRPAARLGDLHVCPIPGHGVTPIVTGSLDTATEGLPNARIGDITACGAIIVTGSLNTNDD